A region from the Gemmatimonadaceae bacterium genome encodes:
- a CDS encoding DUF4136 domain-containing protein produces MVRSIWGGTRRHADGLRRTLGLLSGVAVLAGIGACSDNTNLITPVAGIVTTFKDSNFNFASLHTFAMPDTVAHLVPITGTPLPVTGQFDAVALNQVRADLLARGYTDVSNTPGVTPDFVVLVGATATDNFNAFVTFPWFNFWGFSPIFDFFTPGFSGAWGIIYPWAPVVGATSFARGTLIVTIVPTSSIDQANETIQAAWAGVATGLLNGSITTLTVTTAIDKMFALSPYLTAVPAP; encoded by the coding sequence ATGGTCAGAAGCATTTGGGGGGGGACGCGGCGCCACGCGGATGGTCTCCGGCGGACTCTCGGTTTGTTGAGCGGCGTCGCCGTGCTGGCTGGCATCGGCGCGTGCAGCGACAACACGAACCTCATCACCCCGGTAGCGGGCATCGTCACGACGTTCAAGGATTCAAATTTCAACTTTGCCAGTCTGCACACGTTCGCCATGCCGGACACCGTCGCGCACCTCGTTCCGATCACCGGGACGCCGCTACCCGTGACGGGTCAGTTCGACGCGGTGGCGCTGAATCAGGTCCGCGCCGACCTGCTCGCGCGCGGGTACACGGACGTCAGCAACACCCCGGGCGTCACACCGGATTTCGTCGTGCTCGTCGGTGCGACGGCCACGGACAACTTCAACGCGTTCGTCACGTTCCCGTGGTTCAACTTCTGGGGATTCTCGCCGATTTTCGATTTCTTTACACCTGGGTTCAGCGGGGCGTGGGGCATCATCTACCCGTGGGCCCCGGTCGTCGGAGCGACGTCGTTTGCCCGTGGCACGTTGATCGTCACGATCGTGCCGACGTCGAGCATCGATCAGGCCAACGAGACCATTCAGGCGGCCTGGGCCGGCGTCGCGACCGGACTGCTCAACGGGTCGATCACCACCCTCACGGTGACGACGGCGATCGACAAGATGTTCGCGCTCTCGCCGTATTTGACGGCGGTTCCGGCGCCGTAA
- a CDS encoding GTP-binding protein — MQPDLTEAQMQSARSSLGHRENIPLTIVGGAPGTGKTSLVRHLLEHTAGRRTAAIVGESVEIDASLVADSDGPRVVLNNGCTYVRADDDGTAALAALGASRDRPDHVVIDRAGFADLRRMTGYGYMPGYSLNGAVLIVDASNPALNDMDGTDESHLQEQATIANVVLLNKVDLIDAERAASAQRTLERLAPATRVVWSDHGRIAPPLLLGLSADPSALDARAVLAEWRPDYLPQNSRPARTRTCENHCAWCLVADAPIDGREFRTWAQRLTGRVMSGHGTVYLRDEPQHRHVFHFLGRRWRLDRGSLWGDETPATRLLLAGEGSGSAAAGAGMVSRAQRPASRAERIADVPRAPDLGDVA; from the coding sequence ATGCAACCCGATCTCACCGAGGCGCAGATGCAGAGCGCGCGTTCTTCTCTTGGTCACCGTGAGAACATTCCCCTGACCATCGTCGGGGGCGCTCCGGGTACGGGGAAGACGTCGCTCGTGCGACACCTTCTCGAGCACACCGCGGGCCGACGCACGGCCGCGATCGTGGGAGAGAGCGTCGAGATCGACGCATCGCTCGTCGCCGACTCCGACGGCCCGAGAGTCGTGCTCAACAACGGATGCACATACGTGCGCGCTGACGACGACGGCACGGCGGCGCTCGCCGCGCTCGGCGCGTCGCGCGACCGGCCCGATCACGTCGTCATTGATCGCGCGGGGTTCGCCGACCTGCGGCGCATGACGGGATACGGCTACATGCCGGGGTATTCACTCAACGGCGCGGTGTTGATCGTCGATGCGTCGAACCCCGCGCTGAACGACATGGACGGGACCGACGAGTCGCACCTGCAGGAGCAGGCCACCATCGCGAACGTCGTCCTGCTCAACAAGGTCGACCTCATCGACGCCGAGCGCGCCGCCTCGGCACAGCGCACGCTCGAGCGGCTGGCGCCGGCCACGCGCGTCGTGTGGTCGGATCATGGGCGCATCGCCCCGCCGTTGCTCCTCGGATTGTCCGCCGACCCGTCGGCGCTCGATGCGCGCGCTGTGCTCGCCGAGTGGCGGCCCGACTATCTGCCGCAGAATTCGCGGCCGGCGCGAACACGGACGTGCGAGAACCATTGCGCGTGGTGTCTCGTCGCCGACGCGCCGATCGACGGCCGGGAGTTTCGCACGTGGGCGCAGCGGCTCACCGGCCGCGTCATGAGCGGACACGGCACGGTATACCTCCGCGACGAGCCGCAGCATCGCCACGTCTTTCATTTTCTCGGACGGCGCTGGCGGCTCGACCGAGGATCGTTATGGGGTGATGAAACGCCGGCGACGCGGCTGTTGCTCGCCGGCGAAGGCAGCGGCAGTGCAGCGGCGGGAGCGGGGATGGTCAGTCGGGCGCAGCGGCCGGCCTCGAGGGCGGAACGGATCGCCGATGTACCTAGAGCGCCGGATCTCGGAGATGTCGCATGA
- a CDS encoding response regulator: MNDDASTTNNSTTPQAASSGLRVLLVDDHVESVVSVGRLLRTQGYQVRAALSGIEAVSSAVDFLPDVALIDLSLPLLDGFAVARKLRSMSSTRGTYLIALTGWDSEDIVERARSAGFDRHIVKPISNEAMRAVLAEVQAGIDAGVGAASLG, encoded by the coding sequence ATGAACGACGACGCATCGACTACCAACAATTCCACGACGCCGCAAGCCGCGAGCAGCGGACTCCGCGTGCTGCTCGTCGACGACCACGTCGAATCCGTGGTGAGCGTGGGACGCTTGCTGCGGACGCAAGGATACCAGGTTCGCGCCGCGTTGAGCGGCATCGAGGCCGTCTCGTCAGCGGTGGACTTTCTGCCGGACGTGGCCCTCATCGATCTGTCGTTGCCCTTGCTCGACGGCTTCGCGGTCGCGAGAAAGCTGCGCTCGATGTCGTCCACGCGTGGCACGTACCTCATCGCGCTCACCGGTTGGGACTCGGAAGACATCGTCGAGCGCGCGCGCTCGGCGGGGTTCGACCGTCACATCGTCAAACCGATCTCGAACGAGGCGATGCGCGCCGTGCTGGCCGAAGTGCAGGCGGGAATTGATGCGGGGGTGGGTGCGGCTTCTCTCGGATAG
- a CDS encoding response regulator: MSELPARRRSPCTVLVVDDDDVTRLAERVVLEHYGFVVREASRGLEALALAQMSRPRVVLLDVVLPEIDGPQLAEMLRRDPAMCDASLIAVSASENEEDRRRALDAGCNEFHYKPMTPASLADAIIRQARRPPRIRL; this comes from the coding sequence GTGTCAGAGCTTCCAGCGCGCCGGCGCTCGCCCTGCACCGTGCTCGTGGTCGACGACGACGACGTCACGCGCCTCGCCGAGCGCGTCGTCCTCGAGCACTATGGCTTCGTCGTGCGCGAAGCCAGCCGCGGGCTCGAGGCGCTGGCCCTGGCGCAGATGAGCCGGCCGCGCGTCGTGTTGCTCGACGTAGTCCTCCCCGAGATCGACGGGCCGCAGCTCGCCGAGATGCTGCGGCGCGACCCGGCGATGTGCGACGCCTCGCTGATCGCCGTCTCCGCGTCCGAGAACGAGGAGGACCGCCGTCGCGCCCTGGACGCCGGGTGCAATGAATTTCATTACAAGCCGATGACGCCTGCCTCGCTGGCCGACGCGATCATCCGTCAGGCGAGGCGACCGCCGCGCATACGACTTTGA
- a CDS encoding ATP-binding protein, giving the protein MRTQYAANRDAIDALGVVFWTARADTWAIESIDPGVVRMLGYASDAWRADGFWLDRTHNRDRRRLRLFLDRAHDARPDRGAFCEYRIYDACGSVRWLRTSVLRADQEGRTVSGAHLDVTDEHRALEALGLTTRQLREARGLGEVAGKAETKRVGGAHSLRSTERTYQAAWNALPSSAGVLDRDGLVIEVNHTWVKLCRRFGRDDAFLGASYLEVAQRAAEWGNARAGEAAEGIRRVLEGVDETASVDYSWSVPGESDERWFRIRAVRLEPAPLGALVMHEEITDHAAAESLTRRLDDLTHMQRLATLGELATTIAHDLNQPLTVIMTAASTISRLARNRPGDEELEPIARDILDAASRAAEVMRQTRGIVRRDDPAIAPVSVNDIVSEVARLLKSDAIIRQVAIDLQLDPGAGSVAGGRAQLEQVLMNLLLNAIEAVSEQPNGRRNVRVTTRRIAGSEVEIRVHDNGIGVPEPLRDRVFEPFVTTKRQGTGLGLAIVRAIVQAHGGQVRLETPQERGAAFRVTLPAC; this is encoded by the coding sequence ATGCGCACTCAGTACGCCGCGAACCGAGACGCGATCGATGCCTTGGGTGTGGTCTTCTGGACCGCCCGTGCCGATACGTGGGCCATCGAATCGATCGATCCGGGCGTAGTACGAATGCTCGGCTACGCGAGCGATGCGTGGCGGGCTGACGGGTTCTGGCTCGACCGAACCCACAACCGAGACCGGCGACGGCTCCGGCTGTTCCTCGATCGCGCGCACGACGCCCGTCCGGACCGCGGAGCCTTTTGCGAGTATCGCATTTACGACGCGTGCGGATCCGTCCGCTGGCTTCGGACCAGCGTGCTTCGCGCGGACCAAGAAGGGCGGACGGTGAGCGGGGCGCACCTCGACGTGACCGACGAACACCGTGCGCTCGAGGCGCTCGGGCTCACGACGCGCCAGCTGCGCGAGGCGCGCGGCCTCGGCGAAGTCGCCGGCAAAGCTGAAACCAAACGTGTGGGCGGGGCGCACTCGCTCCGCTCGACGGAACGAACCTACCAGGCCGCGTGGAACGCCCTGCCTTCGTCGGCCGGTGTGCTCGACCGCGACGGCCTCGTGATCGAGGTCAACCACACGTGGGTGAAGCTCTGCCGCCGCTTCGGGCGAGACGACGCCTTTCTCGGAGCGAGCTACCTGGAGGTCGCGCAGCGTGCGGCAGAGTGGGGGAACGCTCGCGCCGGCGAAGCGGCCGAAGGAATCCGGCGAGTCCTGGAGGGCGTCGACGAGACCGCCTCCGTGGACTACAGCTGGTCGGTACCCGGGGAGTCCGACGAACGCTGGTTTCGTATTCGTGCCGTGCGCCTCGAGCCAGCGCCGCTCGGCGCGCTCGTCATGCACGAGGAGATCACGGACCACGCGGCGGCCGAGTCGCTGACGAGGCGGCTCGACGATCTCACGCACATGCAGCGCTTGGCCACGCTGGGCGAATTGGCGACGACGATTGCGCACGATCTCAATCAGCCGCTGACCGTGATCATGACCGCGGCATCGACGATCAGCCGTTTGGCGCGGAATCGGCCCGGCGACGAAGAGCTCGAACCGATTGCGCGCGACATTCTCGACGCCGCTTCGCGCGCCGCGGAGGTGATGCGGCAGACGCGAGGGATCGTCCGCCGCGACGACCCGGCCATCGCGCCGGTGTCCGTCAACGACATCGTGTCGGAGGTCGCGCGGCTGTTGAAGAGCGACGCGATCATTCGACAGGTCGCCATCGACCTCCAGCTGGACCCGGGGGCCGGATCCGTCGCCGGCGGGCGCGCGCAGCTCGAACAGGTACTGATGAACCTCCTGCTCAACGCCATCGAAGCCGTGAGCGAACAACCGAACGGACGACGTAACGTCCGCGTCACGACGCGGCGCATCGCGGGGTCCGAGGTGGAGATCAGGGTTCACGACAATGGGATCGGGGTTCCGGAGCCCTTGCGCGATCGGGTGTTCGAACCGTTTGTTACCACGAAGCGCCAGGGCACCGGGCTGGGTCTCGCGATCGTGCGCGCGATCGTGCAAGCTCATGGTGGTCAGGTGCGATTGGAGACACCACAGGAACGCGGCGCCGCATTCCGGGTGACCTTGCCGGCTTGTTAG
- a CDS encoding response regulator — protein sequence MLAIPKSPDPRWQIALVDDDATVLRSLSRMLSMCGYDVTTFPSATAFLSSLERWQPQMLLVDLRMPGTDGLTLQSMLTERGIKIPTVFLSGHGDVATSVRAIRAGALDFLEKPCDEPVLLASLGRAADMARQQWQEQALTTELRARMGKLTRREREVFSWVAAGRLNKQIAAALGTTEKTIKVHRARVMTKMQAESIADLVRMYDMLNGGEKRELHTERREAVPAFG from the coding sequence ATGCTCGCGATTCCGAAAAGTCCCGACCCACGGTGGCAAATCGCCTTGGTGGACGACGACGCGACGGTGCTGCGCTCACTGTCGCGAATGTTGTCGATGTGCGGTTACGACGTGACGACGTTTCCATCGGCCACCGCGTTCCTCTCGTCGCTCGAGCGGTGGCAGCCGCAGATGCTGCTCGTCGATCTGCGCATGCCGGGCACCGACGGGCTCACGCTCCAGTCGATGCTGACCGAACGCGGCATCAAGATCCCGACGGTGTTCCTCTCGGGACACGGCGACGTCGCGACCTCGGTGCGGGCGATTCGCGCCGGCGCGCTCGACTTCCTCGAGAAGCCGTGCGACGAACCGGTGCTGCTGGCGTCGCTCGGCCGCGCGGCGGACATGGCGCGCCAACAGTGGCAGGAGCAGGCGTTGACCACCGAGCTTCGCGCGCGGATGGGCAAGCTGACGCGCCGCGAGCGCGAAGTGTTCTCCTGGGTCGCCGCCGGTCGCCTCAACAAGCAAATCGCGGCCGCGTTGGGCACGACGGAGAAGACGATCAAGGTGCACCGCGCGCGCGTCATGACGAAGATGCAGGCCGAATCGATCGCCGATCTCGTGCGCATGTACGACATGTTGAACGGCGGCGAGAAGCGCGAGCTCCATACCGAGCGGCGTGAGGCGGTTCCGGCATTCGGCTGA
- a CDS encoding histidine kinase dimerization/phospho-acceptor domain-containing protein: MTLDETTTPSSEPDAAHVAAAPSPRFVLSGDLVAAVTHDLRQPLTAIEMNVSAAIQFLRRPDAAIDDALDALGGALDQEHRMRDAVQVLQDLATRREPRREACDLRAAVRDTMTLASGDALARHVAVELDDEPTLPPVSGDGLFIRQALLNILAAGLGTIPPDAPAPNNVRILIRRAGDRAEVSVTCPGVFGLSGDSTEWELSLARSVIAIHGGTMNVQPLPGGGTIVTTTWPFHAA; the protein is encoded by the coding sequence ATGACGCTCGACGAGACCACCACCCCGAGTAGCGAGCCGGACGCGGCTCACGTCGCGGCTGCACCGTCGCCTCGCTTCGTTCTCTCCGGCGACTTGGTCGCCGCGGTGACGCACGATCTTCGTCAACCGCTCACCGCCATCGAGATGAATGTCTCGGCGGCGATACAGTTCCTTCGCCGCCCCGACGCGGCGATCGACGACGCGCTCGACGCGCTGGGCGGAGCGCTCGACCAAGAGCACCGCATGCGCGACGCGGTACAGGTCTTACAAGATCTCGCAACGAGGCGCGAGCCTCGACGCGAGGCCTGCGACCTGAGGGCCGCCGTGCGCGACACGATGACGCTCGCATCCGGCGACGCGCTGGCGCGGCACGTCGCCGTGGAGCTCGACGACGAGCCCACGCTGCCGCCCGTGTCGGGCGACGGTCTGTTCATCCGCCAGGCGCTGCTCAACATCCTCGCCGCCGGCCTCGGAACGATTCCGCCGGACGCGCCGGCGCCGAACAACGTGCGCATTCTCATTCGCCGTGCGGGCGACCGCGCCGAAGTGTCGGTCACCTGTCCGGGCGTGTTCGGGTTGTCCGGCGACTCCACGGAATGGGAGCTGAGTCTCGCGCGCTCCGTCATCGCCATCCACGGCGGAACGATGAACGTCCAGCCGCTTCCCGGCGGCGGGACCATCGTCACGACTACCTGGCCGTTCCATGCAGCGTGA
- a CDS encoding response regulator, with the protein MQRDPMLVAVIDDDEATCLAVARLLAATGHRVRTFTTARDYLEDLDAAAPSCVLVDIRMPDVDGLALIRAMRDSGIEAPTVFMTGSGHVPTAVEAMKEGAIDLLAKPFSAEELAAVMARAAVSSERLYDERRASALRWRQLERVTPREAEVCALVACGLPNKSVAVRIGTTEKTVKVHRSRVMQKLRASSLAALVRFVDALLADRDRNIVRLDGLEMARPRAADIIIAVTARERAGAAAVAPAIPLDTSDESVDHRAMPRPS; encoded by the coding sequence ATGCAGCGTGATCCGATGCTCGTCGCCGTGATCGACGACGACGAAGCGACCTGTCTCGCAGTCGCGCGGCTCCTCGCCGCGACGGGACACCGCGTGCGCACGTTCACGACGGCGCGCGACTACCTCGAAGACCTCGACGCCGCGGCCCCGTCGTGCGTGCTCGTCGACATCCGCATGCCCGACGTCGACGGCCTCGCGCTCATTCGCGCGATGCGCGACAGCGGCATCGAGGCGCCGACCGTGTTCATGACGGGGAGCGGACACGTGCCGACCGCCGTCGAGGCGATGAAGGAAGGCGCGATCGACCTGCTCGCCAAGCCGTTCTCCGCCGAAGAACTCGCCGCCGTGATGGCGCGCGCGGCGGTGTCGTCGGAGCGCCTCTACGACGAGCGCCGAGCGTCGGCCCTGCGCTGGCGGCAACTCGAGCGCGTCACGCCGCGCGAAGCCGAGGTGTGCGCGCTCGTCGCGTGCGGCCTGCCGAACAAATCCGTCGCCGTACGCATCGGCACGACTGAGAAAACTGTGAAGGTCCACCGCAGCCGCGTCATGCAGAAGCTGCGCGCCTCGTCGCTGGCGGCGCTCGTCCGCTTCGTCGACGCGCTGCTCGCGGACCGCGACCGTAACATCGTGCGGCTCGATGGTCTCGAGATGGCGCGCCCTCGCGCCGCCGACATCATCATCGCCGTGACGGCGCGCGAGCGCGCCGGCGCGGCGGCCGTGGCTCCGGCGATTCCGTTGGACACGTCGGACGAGTCCGTAGACCATCGGGCAATGCCTCGCCCTTCATGA
- a CDS encoding response regulator translates to MSLPLRQSDLARQSFLSATAMLPPCVLVVDDHEESRTIARLVLERAGFRVAEASTGSEGLRLAGLLRPAAVLLDLIMPGLDGWELSRQLHKNPATAGAAVIALTAVAVPEDHDRAILAGCDAVLTKPVRPIRIVETVQQFVSPTRIAARV, encoded by the coding sequence ATGTCTCTTCCTCTTCGACAGTCCGACCTGGCTCGCCAGAGCTTCCTCAGCGCGACCGCGATGCTGCCGCCGTGCGTCCTCGTGGTGGACGACCACGAGGAAAGCCGCACCATCGCCCGCCTCGTGCTCGAACGCGCCGGATTTCGAGTGGCCGAGGCATCCACGGGGTCCGAAGGGCTTCGCCTCGCCGGATTACTCCGGCCGGCGGCCGTTCTCCTCGACCTCATCATGCCGGGACTCGACGGGTGGGAGCTCTCGCGACAACTCCACAAGAATCCCGCAACGGCGGGAGCGGCGGTTATCGCGTTGACGGCCGTCGCCGTTCCGGAAGATCACGACCGGGCGATTCTCGCCGGCTGTGACGCGGTGCTCACCAAACCGGTGCGCCCGATTCGAATCGTCGAGACGGTGCAGCAGTTCGTGAGCCCGACGCGGATCGCAGCGCGCGTCTGA
- a CDS encoding HAMP domain-containing sensor histidine kinase, whose translation MQRDTHAPPAPPAWPLPAAELRPALELALTLARADMTVLLLHDETAGALVPAAAYGLDDDQAALIGAHQPGADAFSLALSEHRRVVVRDALDGNESFGPLAHSLGVRAFEIVPLFGLDGQTIGELVMMFRQARTTSKRMVRLVDQCARLVVVAVSQARGRADAERARERTEQAGRAKIQFFARMSHELRTPLQSIAGYIDLLRVGAADPPTPEQARLLARVHDSEEVLVHVIDDLITFSRLEAGHVSYQIAPVSAAEAIRIAHSVVAPLASSHSVSLETTACAGLFVSADGDKLKQILVNLAANAVKFCGTGGVVRISCQNDEDCVRFDVSDNGPGIPGDRLGDIFEPYVQLATPAFEGFGGTGLGLAISREFATGMHGQLTVASNLGLGSVFTLRIPSAVSIAASAAANARDAAPPLADSRPAA comes from the coding sequence ATGCAGCGCGACACGCACGCCCCCCCCGCACCCCCCGCATGGCCGCTTCCCGCGGCGGAGCTACGCCCCGCGCTCGAACTGGCGCTGACGCTGGCGCGCGCGGACATGACCGTACTGCTGTTGCATGACGAGACGGCCGGAGCGCTCGTCCCCGCGGCGGCCTACGGCCTCGACGACGACCAAGCCGCACTGATCGGCGCGCACCAGCCCGGCGCCGACGCGTTCAGTCTCGCGTTGTCCGAGCACCGGCGAGTCGTCGTTCGCGACGCGCTCGACGGCAACGAATCGTTTGGCCCCCTCGCGCACTCGCTGGGCGTTCGCGCCTTCGAGATCGTCCCCCTCTTTGGGCTCGACGGCCAGACGATCGGCGAGCTCGTGATGATGTTCCGGCAAGCGCGCACGACGAGCAAACGCATGGTGCGCCTCGTCGACCAGTGCGCGCGGCTCGTCGTCGTCGCCGTGAGCCAAGCACGCGGACGCGCGGACGCCGAGCGAGCCCGCGAGCGCACCGAACAGGCGGGCCGAGCGAAGATTCAGTTCTTCGCGCGCATGAGTCACGAGCTGCGCACACCGCTGCAGTCGATCGCCGGATACATCGATCTGCTCCGTGTCGGCGCGGCCGATCCGCCGACGCCCGAACAGGCGCGGCTCCTCGCGCGCGTGCACGACAGCGAGGAGGTGCTCGTCCACGTCATCGACGATCTGATCACGTTCTCGCGTCTCGAGGCCGGGCACGTGTCCTACCAGATCGCGCCCGTCTCGGCGGCCGAGGCGATTCGCATCGCCCACTCCGTCGTCGCACCACTCGCCTCGAGCCACAGCGTCTCGCTGGAGACGACGGCGTGCGCCGGACTGTTCGTGTCGGCCGATGGCGACAAGTTGAAACAGATTCTCGTGAATCTCGCGGCCAACGCCGTGAAGTTCTGCGGCACGGGCGGAGTCGTTCGCATTTCCTGTCAAAACGACGAGGACTGCGTGCGCTTCGACGTCAGCGACAACGGGCCCGGCATCCCCGGCGATCGGCTGGGCGACATCTTCGAGCCCTACGTTCAGCTCGCGACGCCGGCCTTCGAGGGATTCGGCGGGACGGGGTTGGGCCTCGCCATCAGCCGAGAATTCGCCACCGGCATGCACGGGCAACTGACGGTGGCGAGCAACCTGGGACTTGGATCGGTGTTCACGTTGCGGATCCCGAGCGCGGTGTCCATCGCCGCGAGCGCCGCGGCCAACGCGCGCGATGCGGCGCCGCCGTTGGCGGACAGCAGGCCGGCGGCGTAG